AAATATTCAAGTTGTATGTTTACAGTAGTTACATCGTTTGGAGTGCTTCCGTATTTCTCAAGTGATTCAACAATGGGTTTATAGAACTCAATTGAATTTTCAGGGATGGACCTTCCTTTAATTTCCAAAAACCCCTTCTCAAAATCAAAGTTGATGGATGGCGTTTTAGGAGTTGATTCAATGTTTATTTTTTCCATAGTGATAGGATGATATTATATTTTAATATTTAAACTGAAGAATGAATATTTGTCGTCAATAGGCATGAAGGAGTAGCTCAACTTCTGACCTGTTTTTCTTGCAATGTCAATCATTCCTAATCCTCCACCGCCTTTGGCTGACATTTCTCCGTTAGCAAGGACTTTTTTGTAGTACTCTTTTAATTCGTCCTGGCTAAGAGAGTTGATTTCAGCAAGGCGGGTATCTAACCCCTCCACATTTTCCGAGCGGATATAGTTACCGGTTATGATGGTGTATTGGCTTTCAAGTTTTCCAATCATGAAAATAGCGGAACGTGTTCTGTCGGTTGAGGCATCCACTTCATCCATGTGGTGATAAAGATTCTGGAGGCATTCTACCAACACGTTGTATACTTTCTTTTTTACTTTGGGTTCTTCCTGAAGGTTTTCCAATTTTGACTCCATGATTTGCAGAATGGAAGTAAGGAGCTCAGAGGTAATATCGCCCTTGAAGGAAAGCAATATATTGTTGCGTTCCATCTTGTCGTAAAAATCGTAAATGTCGAGCATCATAGACGGTTACTTCGTTATTTCCTCCCGATAACTACCGGGATAGGAAAACAAATATAGGAATTAATTATTTATACACGCTTTACAAATATTTATTGAAGTGCAAACTCAAAGGTATTGCCATCTATAGTAACGGTTGCTCTGTCATCGCAGGTGCCGTTGCCAAAATCAACAGAACGATCTTTTTTGCCGTCAATCTTAATAGTCATGGCACCGGACACAATCCAACGGCAGGCCATTTCTCTTCTCAGGGGAGAAGTAATGTCAACAGAAAAAGCTTTGCCATTACGGTCGGTGCCATTTGCTGTTCCGCTCACGAGACTGAAATCGTCTCCGGGTACTGAAGGGTCTCCAATATCCACCGTAAGGGTGCGCGAGCAGTTCCAAAGAATAGTCCAGCTTCCATTACCGGCTTTTCCGTTTGTAACAGTTTGTGTGAAAGAGGTGGCAGAATTTTTAGTGACAGAGATAGTTCCTTCGTACTTGACTCCGCTTACATAATAATCTATCAAATCCATAGTAACGTTGGAACCGTTTTGGCTCCATGGCGCGCTGAAGACCGCTTTTACAGTTCCCATCCTTACTTTTTCTCCCGGTGTGTTGCATCCGTAATCAAAAGTGCCATCGTAATTGGTATCAGCGCCATATTGTATCCACATGGTAATAGGAAATCCGTCAGCAACATCTGCGGAATCAGTCCATGAGTCAGGACAATAGTTTGAGGGAACAGGAGGGATATAGCTTCCTTTCTGAACACCGCTGTCGTTCACAGCAATGCTGTTTGTTACGATAAACATGCGGGAGAATTCTCCTTCGGCAATGCTGTTATCAGTTGATGCCTGGGTATCGGTATCGGGTTCTTTCTTTTTGCAGGAGTTAACAGTGAGCAATAAACAGTAAACAGTAAACAATAAACAATAAACCCCGTAGGAAGAATTTCCAACGGGGTAAACAATCAGATATTTTTTCATTGGTGAAATCAATTATGAAACAGATGTTATGCTTCGGAAGTTTCTATTGCTAAAGTTCCTGAACCAACGGGTGTGCCTGTCATGCCATCCCACCTGCTAACGACAAGAGCAACGGCACGGGTGACTTTTACATTCAATGCATTAGCAGCTTTTTTCAATTCTTCTTTTGCTTTTGTTGGGCTCATATCCTTGCCCTTTTTCCACAAT
The sequence above is a segment of the Bacteroidota bacterium genome. Coding sequences within it:
- a CDS encoding DUF1987 domain-containing protein — encoded protein: MEKINIESTPKTPSINFDFEKGFLEIKGRSIPENSIEFYKPIVESLEKYGSTPNDVTTVNIQLEYFNTSSSKCILDVFKKLESIHKGGNQLVINWYYEQDDEDMLEAGEDYQAIINVPFKMIQIEE